ACGCGCACATCTTTGCCACCTCGGTGGCCGAGAACGTGCGCATCGGCGACAAGGACGCCACCGATGCCCAAGTGGCGCAGGCCCTGTCCAAGGCGGGCCTTGCCACCATGGATCCCGCCCGCGTGGTGGGTGAGGAGGGCGCCACCCTGTCGGGCGGCGAGGCGCGCCGCATTGCGATGGCGCGCATCCTGGTGGGTGGACGCAACGACCAACTGGTGATCCTCGACGAACCCACCGAGCACCTGGACTCGGAGACCGCCGAGGCCCTGATGGACGATGTGTGGTCGGCCGTCGACAAGGCCGCCGTCGTCGTGATCACCCACGATCCGGAGCTGATGGAGGCCGCACCGTCGCGCCTCGACCTTGACGACTACCGGGCCTGAGTCCACGTCCACCGACAGACCCGCAGGATAGGGGCGGATAAAGCACCGTCTACGGTGCTTTATCCGCCCCTATCTTCTGTTTCCCCGCCAGCGCCGGGTGTGAGGCCGGGTCCGGTCGCCCGGGGGCTGAGCGGCGTCCTGACTGACGTCCTGATCGACGTCCATGCGGGCCGATCCCCCTTCGGGTGGCCGCGAATCCCCTTTAGGTGGGCAGTTGTGCGGCGTCATTCCCGCACAGGTGCCCACTCAGGAGCGGGACTGTGCCCACTCAGGAGCGTGGCTGCGGGACCGTGCCCCCGGTTGCCCTGGGCCGGCGACCAGCCCGATCTGCCACCCGGCCCGTTGCGGTCAGCCGGCCTGGCCGAGGTATTCCACGAACAGGCGCTGGTACAGCTGTACGAAATCGAGGTACATCTGCTTGTCGATGTTCTCGTTGACGGTGTGCATCGTCTCGTTGCCGGGCCCGAACATCATGAAGGGGAAGTCGGGTCCCTTGCCCCTGAGTAGGCTGGAAGCGTCCGTGACGCCCGCCACGCCGACCACCGGGGTCGTCACGCCGCTGATGCGCTCGCCGAGCTTGGTGGCAAGCCGCACGAGTAGTGAGTCCCGGGGAGCCTGCACCACGGGTTCCTGCATATAGGGGTCGAGCGAGATCCGGGCACCGCGCCGGTTCTGCTCGCCCACCAGGCCCTTGAGCAGGGCGATCGCCTCATCGTTGTCGAACTGCGGAATCGTGCGCACATTCACCTCGGCCACCGCCGCGTCCGGGATCGTGTTCACCTGGTCGCCGCCGTGGAACACGGTGGTGCTGAAGGTCAGCTCGCCGAGCACCGGGTCGGACGCCGGCCGGGCATTGAACTCCTGCTGCGCGCGCACCAACACCTCCATCAGCGGAGGAATCGCGTTGAACCCGGCCTCGGGCATCGAGCTGTGCGCCGCGGTGCCCTGCGAACGCAGCCGGAAGTCGACCGAGCCCTTGTGCGTGTAGATGATGTTCCATCCCGATGGTTCGCCGACCACCAACGCATCCGCGTCGCGCATATAGCCGGCCCGGGCCAGTTCCTTGGCACCGTATTCGCCGACCTCCTCGGCACGGCTGGCGAGCAGGCGCAGCGTCCCCTTGCGGGGCAGGCCCTGCGCCTTGAGCTCGATCATCGCGATCACCATCGCCGCCAGGCCCGCCTTCATGTCGGTGGTCCCGCGACCCTGGAGCAGCCCGTCGCGTTCGGTCACCGTGAAGGGGTCGGACGTCCATGCGTCGGCATCGCCAACGCTCACGGTGTCCATGTGCCCCGACAGCGCCAGCACCGGTGCGCCCGAACCGATCTCGGCCACCAGGTTGGCCCGGTCGGGTTCGGCCTGCTTGTGGTCTGCGTCGGGCTCGGCCGGCAGCACCGTGGCGGTGATCCCGTGGTCGCCCAGCAGCTTCGCCAGGTAGTTCGCCACCTGCAGCTCATGGTCGTTCGCTGACTGGATGGCCACCAGGTCCGACAGGATCCGTAGCTGCTGCTCGGGTGTGAATACCGCCATCATCGCTCCTTGCTTGCCGGCGTGTTGATTCTCGCGTCCTACCTGCGACGCTAGCCCGTCAGCGTTGCTGGCGCGGTGGGGCTCGCGCTGGCTGGGCTGTGCGTGGCGCCCGGGCCGGCATCGTCGGTGTCGGACGCCTACCGGTCGGACGATCCCGGTTCGTCGGGTGGCTGCAGGTGCCCCGACGGCTCCAGCCCACCCGGGGCCGCGTGGCCATCCAGAAGGTCCTGGCCATCCCGAAGGGCGCGGTCTTCTGGGGATCCCTGTTTCCCCGGGGACCCTTGGCCTTCAGGGGATCCCTGTTTCCCCGGGGGCTCTTGTGTTGCCGGGAGCCCCTCCCTTCCAGGAAGCCCCTGCCTTCCCGGGAGCCACAACGCAAGCACGCCGCCGGCCACCGTGATCGCGATGGTGGCCCAGAATGCCTGGTGGAAGGCGCCCGACCCGTCGACGCCGCCGGTGCGCAGCGAAGCCTCGAGCACCACGGCCACCACCGCCGTGCCGAATGACGCGCCCACCTGCTGCGCCACGCGGGTGATGATCGTGGCATTGGCCACCGCGGAGGCCGGGATGTCGAGGTAGGCGGCCAGCATCACCGGGATGAACAGGATGCCCAGCGCCAGGCCACGGAAGAACAACAGCCCCGACAACAATGCATCGGAGGTGCTGGCCGAGACGAAGGCGAACGGCAGCGTCATGAGCGCCACCAGGAAGAAGCCCGCAGTGGCCACCGTCCGGCTGCCGATGCGGTCGGTCAGGGGACCGGCCACCAGGCGGCTCAGCAACGAACCAATGCCCTGCGGCACCAGCAGGAGCGCTGCGACCAGCACGCTGTGGCCCCGCAGCTGCTGCCAGAACATCGGCAACAGGAACTGCGCGGCATACATGGTGCCGCCGGCCAGGAAATAGGACGCCGCGCCGGAGGCCACCGAGCGATAGCGCATCAGGGAGATGTCGATGAGGGCCCGACGTGGATCGCGGGTGCGCGGCTCGGCCAGGAACGCCGCCAGCATCACGACGCCCAACCCCAGCGGCAGGAGCACGCTGCGATGCCCGAAGCCGCCGTCGGTGGCCACATTGGTGAGGGCCAGCAGGATCGCCACCAGCCCGCCGGAGACGAGCACGAAGCCCAGCGGGTCGAAGCTCTGACGCGGCGTGGTGCCCTCCGGGGTGCCACCGTCGCGCGGCATCCACAGGAGGGCGAAGACGATGGCGACCAGGCCGATCGGCACGTTGATCAGGAACAACCAGTGCCAGCTGCCCCAGTGCAGCACCAGCCCGCCGAGCACCGGACCGAGGATCGGACCGGTGGCCACCGGCACCGAGATCACCGAGATGAGGCTGCCGATCTGCTCGATGCCGTGCCGACGGGCCTCCTGCACCGGAAGGGTCTGCATCAGCGTCATGAGCATGCCGGCCGCCATGCCCTGGCCCACCCGGAAGGCGATCAGGCTGATCTCATTCCACGACAGGGCGCAGGCCACCGACCCGGCCAGGAAGACCACCAGGCCCGCGATCCACAGGGAGCGCCCACCCAGGCGTGCCTGGAGCCAGCCCATGATGGGCACGGTCACGGCCAGTCCGAGCAGGTAGCCGGTGGACACCCATTGCATGGTGGCGGCGTTCGAGTGGAAGGCGGCGATCAGGTTCGGCATGCCGATGGCCACGATCGTGGAGTCCATGATCGGCATGACGCCGCCGGTGATCACGGCCGTCAGCTCGCCGCGCAGTCCGCTCAGTTGGCCCCCGCGCTGGGAGCGGCCGGGGTTGGCACTGCGCTGGGAGCGGCCGGGGTTGGCCGTCGCGTCATGGTCGGGGATGGCAGGGGAATCGTTCATGGTCAGGCTCGTGTTCATCGGGGATGCTGGCACCGCGCCGGGGGCGCGTGAAAGGCGGCCGCAACCGGCGATTCTGCCTGAGCCTAGAGCGATGACCGGGGGAATCAAGCGCAGGTTCCCCTGATGGTCGGGTCGCCCGGTGGTTGGGTTCCGGGGGCTGGGGCGCCCGGGTTATCCGGGCACGGGATGGCCCGGGCACGGGTTGCTGGGGTACACGGGTTGTTGGGGTACAGAGGGCCGCTGAGGTACAGAGGGCCGCCGGGCTCCAGAGGGCTGTTGGGCTCCAGGGAAGTTGGATGCCCGCTCGGATTGGTTGGGCAGTCGGCCACCCGAACCACCCGGTGACCGCGGCTGCGCGACCGGGACCGGCCGCCGGTGGCCGCGGGCAGCCCGGGCGTCGTCCCCCGATGGGCCGGGGACGCCTGTCCGGCTGACCGTGGCCACACCCGCCGGTCAGGCAGGTTGCTGCACGTAGAGTTCCTTCACCGCGTCGGCCACTTCGAGGGCGCCGGCCTGCTGTGCGAAGGCCGTCATGGCGCTGGCGAAGATCTGGCGCTCATAGGGCACCGCTCCGCTGGCGATCAGCAGCCCGTAGCCCTGCATGAAGGCGCTGGCCTTCACGAACAGCTCCCGCTGGCGCTCGTGGTCGACGTTCTCACCGAACAGCGCATCGAGGGTGTCCAGGGTGAGTGCCAACAGCGGCGAGCTGCGGTCGGGTTTGGTGACGCCCTGCCAGAAACGTCCCACGGGCAGTGCGGAGAACAGGAAGTCCATCAGCTCCCGGTCCTTCTCGAAGCGGTTCGACATCACCTCGCCCAGCAGCACCAGGCGCTCATGTGGCGTTGGCGTGAGGCCGGCCATCCTGGCCTGGGCCTCCTCGACGATCTGTTGGCCCACCGACGCGGCGGCGGCCGCCAACAACTCGTCCTTGCCCGAGAAACGTCGGTACAGCGCCCCGGTGGTCATGCCGGCTCGCGCCGCCAGTTCCCGCAACGACAGGTTGCGGTATCCGACGCGCCGGATCTCGCGGATTGCCACCGAGATGATCAGCATGCCGGTGGCATCGTAAGTAGTCATCATTCGCCCCTTGACTCGTTCTAACTCGTTGAGTTACTGCCCGGTCCGTCAAAACGGGGTGGGACTGCGAGCATCTGGGGGCAGAGGTCCTTCGGTGGTGGATGGTCACCACGTCAGGCGGGGGCGTGTGCAGTCGATCCGCGGATCGGTCAGCCAATGAAATTGTCGCTGCGGACACAGCGGACCAGCCCTAGGCTGGCAGCATGCTCGTAGCATTCACTATCAGCCCCATGGGCAACGACAACCCCGATGGTTCCGTCCACGACGCGGTGGCCGCAGCCGTCAAGGTCGTCCGGGATTCCGGACTCCCCAATGAGACCAACTCCATGTTCACCACCATTGAAGGTAGCTGGGACGAGTGTATGCGCGTCGTGCACGATTCCTGCGCAGCCGTGGAAAAAGTTGCACCGAGGGTCTCCCTGGTGCTGAAGGCGGACATCCGCCCGGGCCACACCGGCGAGCTCACCGGCAAGGTGGAGCGCCTCGACGCCGCCCTGGAGAAGTTGGACGAATCCAAGTAGTCCGCACCCCCCATCCGGCCACCGACGCCCTGCAGCAGCATCGCCTGTTGCAGGGCGTCTTTGCGCCTGCGTTGACAGGACAATCGGTCAGCGTGCGGGCTCGTCTGCAGGCGTGTCGGGGGATTTCCGACCAAAACAGTCCGTATTTGGAACCTCGCCTAGGCGCAGGCCAGATCCATGAGTAACATCGGCCTTGTGTGGGATTGGTGGGACCAATCTGACACAAGGCTGAATCGTCCTGCGGCACAGCAGCTGCGGGGCTGGATCAGACAACTGCCTCCGTCCGGAGGCAACGCACAGACGAGGTAGAGGAAAAGGTCTTTCCATGTCACCTGAACGTCGCGACATCACGCAGTTGCCCGACCTCACGACCGGAGAAGGTCGCGTTGGGCCGGTGCGCACGCGGATGCCCATCTATGTTGACCTGTTGCCCCCCTGTAACAACGCTTGCCCAGCGGGCGAGAATTGCCAGGAGTGGCTGCGGCTGGTCAAGGAAACGGACCCGGAGTCCGCATGGCGTCAGCTCGTGCGCGACAACCCGTTCCCCGCCATTCACGGTCGCGTGTGCTACCACCCCTGCGAGACCGCCTGCAACCGCGGCGACCTCGATTCGGCGGTCTCCATCCACTCGGTGGAGCGCTACCTGGGTGACCTAGCTATCGAGAAGGGCTGGGGCTTCGACAAGCCCCGCAACAACTCCGGCTTCCGCATCCTCGTGATCGGCGCCGGCCCCGCGGGATTGTCCGCGGCTTACCACCTGGCCCGTCTGGGCCATGAGGTGGAAATCCACGACGCCGGCAGCCAGGCCGGCGGCATGATGCGTTACGGCATCCCCGAATACCGCCTTCCGCGCGACGTCGTCGACGCCGAGATCAAGCGCGTCGAGAGCCTCGGGG
The window above is part of the Propionibacterium freudenreichii subsp. freudenreichii genome. Proteins encoded here:
- a CDS encoding MDR family MFS transporter, translated to MNDSPAIPDHDATANPGRSQRSANPGRSQRGGQLSGLRGELTAVITGGVMPIMDSTIVAIGMPNLIAAFHSNAATMQWVSTGYLLGLAVTVPIMGWLQARLGGRSLWIAGLVVFLAGSVACALSWNEISLIAFRVGQGMAAGMLMTLMQTLPVQEARRHGIEQIGSLISVISVPVATGPILGPVLGGLVLHWGSWHWLFLINVPIGLVAIVFALLWMPRDGGTPEGTTPRQSFDPLGFVLVSGGLVAILLALTNVATDGGFGHRSVLLPLGLGVVMLAAFLAEPRTRDPRRALIDISLMRYRSVASGAASYFLAGGTMYAAQFLLPMFWQQLRGHSVLVAALLLVPQGIGSLLSRLVAGPLTDRIGSRTVATAGFFLVALMTLPFAFVSASTSDALLSGLLFFRGLALGILFIPVMLAAYLDIPASAVANATIITRVAQQVGASFGTAVVAVVLEASLRTGGVDGSGAFHQAFWATIAITVAGGVLALWLPGRQGLPGREGLPATQEPPGKQGSPEGQGSPGKQGSPEDRALRDGQDLLDGHAAPGGLEPSGHLQPPDEPGSSDR
- a CDS encoding TetR/AcrR family transcriptional regulator, whose amino-acid sequence is MTTYDATGMLIISVAIREIRRVGYRNLSLRELAARAGMTTGALYRRFSGKDELLAAAAASVGQQIVEEAQARMAGLTPTPHERLVLLGEVMSNRFEKDRELMDFLFSALPVGRFWQGVTKPDRSSPLLALTLDTLDALFGENVDHERQRELFVKASAFMQGYGLLIASGAVPYERQIFASAMTAFAQQAGALEVADAVKELYVQQPA
- a CDS encoding ArgE/DapE family deacylase, which codes for MAVFTPEQQLRILSDLVAIQSANDHELQVANYLAKLLGDHGITATVLPAEPDADHKQAEPDRANLVAEIGSGAPVLALSGHMDTVSVGDADAWTSDPFTVTERDGLLQGRGTTDMKAGLAAMVIAMIELKAQGLPRKGTLRLLASRAEEVGEYGAKELARAGYMRDADALVVGEPSGWNIIYTHKGSVDFRLRSQGTAAHSSMPEAGFNAIPPLMEVLVRAQQEFNARPASDPVLGELTFSTTVFHGGDQVNTIPDAAVAEVNVRTIPQFDNDEAIALLKGLVGEQNRRGARISLDPYMQEPVVQAPRDSLLVRLATKLGERISGVTTPVVGVAGVTDASSLLRGKGPDFPFMMFGPGNETMHTVNENIDKQMYLDFVQLYQRLFVEYLGQAG
- a CDS encoding thiamine-binding protein → MLVAFTISPMGNDNPDGSVHDAVAAAVKVVRDSGLPNETNSMFTTIEGSWDECMRVVHDSCAAVEKVAPRVSLVLKADIRPGHTGELTGKVERLDAALEKLDESK